From the genome of Rhododendron vialii isolate Sample 1 chromosome 10a, ASM3025357v1:
GTTCTGATTTAAAACAATTTGTTTGATATGTACAAGAAGCTCAAGCCATAAATACATTGTCTTAATACGTCGTCTTCTTCAAATGTCATACTTCGAGGGTGATACTGGAGACATGGGGGTGGCATAATGGCGACAGTGGATGCAGTTGATTTATTTAGGCGGGGTAGAGGTTGCGAAGGAGGTGTTGGGGTAGTAGTTGTGGCGATGATGGTGGAGATGGAGAGGAGTGAGTGCAAGGGCATTCTACTCTTCTTTTAGCTCTTACCGGACGGTGGACGCTTCTGTAATGCTAATAACATTCTATCATCGTGTCTTTTTCTGTGAGTGACCGGGCCGCAGTGGTTGAGGGTTCTGGTGCAGAAGTGGCAGCGGTGGCAGCGGAGGTCAAACAGTGCACCTCATGCTGATGTGTACTTATAAATTCAATAACGAGTAAGTGTTCTTGCTACTTAAGATTTTCTTAACGTTTAGCTTACTTTTAAGGCACTTGTCCGTTCAGTAgggtattttggttttggatttgtaattattaccctatttttctctccactcagtacccctatctccaatcattactttcattttgcTCTCTacctctcttcaatcattaccccctatttccaatcattactctatttctctctacactcattacctataaatccaaatccaaaattcccaaaacgaacaaggtcagTTTTTAAGTGATATCACTTGTGATTCCAATGAAGACCAAATTggaaaaagaaccaaaaagcAGATAAATTTTCACTTGCCTCGAGTTGTAGTTCTCTTTATCTCCACAACAGCTTGCTTGTCCCCAATAGTAATGGGCGAAGCCTGAAAATTAACATTTCCATTATCCTCAAACAAACAAGATAACTGGAAGTTCTAAGATACACTTCTGACGATAAATGGCCCACTGATCAGCAGTTAATTGTGATTTGACACGAAGGAAAAACTTGTTACCATGAGGATATGAGCTATTTGGTTAAGAGAACAagacagtagagagagagaatccctTTACCCACTCCCTATTATATATGTAGATGTAGAGTAGTTTGGACCAGCAATCGAAGTACGTAAAACGGCATCTTAACATAAACCAAAACTTCATCAGCCATCATAGAAACACAGATGGTCATGACTCATGGAGGACTCGAAGACTCCAGAAAAATAAGGGAGCATGTGGATGGCTTCgtgaaaagagaaagaagaataaCAACGTTCCAGGTACAGTGAATATTCGCACTCTTCACGTCATGGTCCATAACATCAGCATCAAATGCAATAGCTGCCAGCTTAAGGCGACATGAAATTGTCCATGCATCAAGAGCCAAGATTATTACTAGATAGATATCCGGTTTTGAGTGTCAAAATCTCACTTCAAACTTGTTAGTACATGAAAATGTGCGTATGTAAATAATACACGTGGAACCCAACTATCCTCCCCCGCGGGCATTTTGCCTTTCTTAGTGATACTTGTTGAAAGAAAGAGAACCTCCAGGGAAACACTGAATATAGAGCTTCAGTTACTTCctactttgttttttggtacgTTGACTACGTTCAATTTCTTCCTACTATTGTGAACAATATTTCCAACcccaaagggaaaaagaaacaaatgtaGTTAAAAAGGGAcccagaaaaaggaaaagaaataaaacaaaggaaacaaatttGCATCTACTCCAATACCTATGAATTCCTGAAAATCAAGGTGAATAAAAGCAAAAGTTTTGAATTTAACATTGTATGCTGAGTGCATATCCAGTAGCCAGTAAATAGCACTAATATTTAGCAAAAACATGGAAAAACAGTATGATGTCTAAATAAGAAGAGAGTATAAAAACCGTTGGGTTGGAATCAGGGCGATAAATTTTGGGAAAAGTGAAGAGGCGTAGAAAATAACTATTGATAAATGTCCTACAATCACTACAGCACATGTTGGGACATAAATGATTCCTATAACCTAAACACCTAAACGCAATTTCAAACTGAAATAACGTTGAAATACAACCaggaaaagatgaaaaatgAGGAGGAAAAATAACGTTGTCAAAACAACACCTAAACGCAATTTCAAACCATCCGCCCAACCATACGCATCAAGAGAGTGCTGAAGCCACATTAATTACTTTCTTGTCATCAGTCATTGACATCCATTTCTCACTGCCTGCTACTTATAGCAGTAGCCACTAAATATCATGGTCCTCCCATTTCAACTCTCTTCTATACTCCACGatgcaaataaaaagaataaCTGACATATTTCTTCCCACATGGCCTTTTCACATACACACTCTTCTTACTGTCATagtcaataaaaaattgataacacTTGGTTTCCTTCTCCAACCTTGGATATTTAAACCCGTCCCTCTACCTTCTTCTATCAAATACTTATTATCGAAAAAACTTTTATTCCCATAGTTCAGTTCATTTTTTAGccatttcgaaatcatatcatGACTCACACTTCCACCCTTTTAGAAATAGATGAGAACGACTCAAAATTACCATCAAGTATATTGACTCTCTTAAGTAAGGCTGAGCAATAATTATTCAGATCCAATGGGatatcaaactcaaaaccagtAGTCCCAACTTCCAAGTCATCTTCACAACCAGGCCTCAAATCGCCTACCTCCCTTTCACTTGGCCCCTGCTACAAGGGCTGCTTCAAACACAGATCAACTGTGTAAGACTCAATGAGTGGCCCCAAGGCCTTAGTTGATGTACATCTGAACCACTTCCTTTCTTACAAAGAGAAGATTACAAAATGATTGACAATCCAGACCAACAACATCGCTGCATGTGCATGATGAAGCCCTGGCTTTATTCCTAACTTTACGAGAAGTAACAAGAAGCATCATAGATTGTGATTATCTACCCAAGTTATAGACAAGGTGaggatgggagaaaataaagtctTCCCCGGATTCTAGACAATAATCAAGTCATTCCAGTCAAGTgacttttgagttttgacttcATATCAACTGGTGTGGCCGATACAGATTGATTTATTTACTCCCAGGTCATATGGCTGATGCAAACAGTTGGAATTTAGTGTGAGAATGCCCTTTCGCATAGGTGGTGCTAAAAATTGTCAGAAACCTATTTATTGGTTGGCACCAAGTCCCAAGTGCTGAATTGATATGGTTGTTTTATGGTAGTTGGTTCTTTCAGTTTGACCAGGTTTGGGTTGCGTTTATTGTGCTACTAGAAAGCATGGGAATGCAGAAAAGTGAATGAGGAGAAGTTGAGAACATAATAATACCTAGTAATACAGATGAGCTAAAGCTGGAATGTTGAGCCACATTTCCATAGAGATCAGATGCAAGGATGATGGGTTCCTCAAACACTCATGACCATGGGACCAACCGAAGGGTTCCTTGGGATTCTCATGCCCATTCTATGCTTGCATTAGTATCAGGATATAGCATTAGATACAAGTGTCTATGCACAAGGAGGACTCACCCTGGTAGAGAATTGCTCAACTGAGTCGCGGGTGACAAACATGTGTCCTCACAAGCGGGAGAGGCAACATGCTCGAGCAAAGTTTAGCTTTGACCAAGCCGAATGATGCCCACAGTGCGCCAAGCCGCCAAGGCAAGCGAATTAGTGGGTGCCTCCGCAACTCCCTAGGTGCCTAGGCGAGTAGCTCGTTAGTTTGGCCTCAGGTGCCACTGTGCTATGGCTCAAACCCAGAGGGAAACTTTATGAGATTTGAATATGGGTTGATGTACAATGTGTAACCTTTAGAGGCTGACACACAAGTCCCAAGTCCCCATAGATGACAAATGGCAATGACAAGGCGTGCAAGACAGGAGATATGGATGcatgaaaagacaaaaaaaaattttcaatttacgCGTCACTTTTCTATGACAGTATCACATGTCTGCAAAAGATCAAATGCAAATGTTGCATGTGAAAACAAAAAGCATGGTGCATTTAGAGTTGGGTTAAAATAATGATGCATTTTTACAATTACAGAAGACTGCCAAGTAGAAGGGACTCGCACCTAATTGCCAAGTAGAAATCAGTGAATGTTAGCCAAACTAGAATTTCACATGACATACTCAGAGTGAAATTCACTTAACTAGTTGTATCACCCTTCGTGTTTTGTTGATGTTGCTTGCGAGAGCTTGTCCCAAGTTTGTCAACTAATATCTCCAAAtttagtatatgagcctggtcAACGTCTCTACTCATTGTCAATAAGTTTCAATTCAGATGCTTTAACATAGTATGATCTTGAGCTTTGAGAGGTTTTTACAACTCAATATTTCTTCACTGGTTCATAGGATCTTGTTTGTGTGAAAAGTGCATCTTGCTGAATTGTGAACCATAGAAATGGATCATTTGTTACCTCTCTATGCGTGAATGAGTAGCACATGCAGAGTGCTCAGagcttgtcctacatcagtttAACAATACCATGAAATTAGCATATGAGCCCGGGCGACCTCTCCACTCAGTGCTAATTGGTTTGAGTTGAATACTATAACAATGCAATCAATTCCGGGCCTAAATGGTCTGAAGGGAAAGTGGCTTCCAAACATAGTGTCCCAGAATAATAACGACCCAAGgttttattttaagaaaaacGCAAGACTTTTGTGTCCTAATGCAAGACCCACATCCATGAAAATCAACTACAAATTGGAAAAGTTCATAATTTGTAAAACACATACCTGAATTGCATTATTCATGGAGCTAAAACTTTGAAAttcaacaaaaccaaaacagaaaTCCTGTTGGTGGacagaagaacaaaacaaacTCAATAAATACTTGAGTAAGCGAGTAGTGAATCAAATCAAGCAAATCTAATTCGAAATTAATTGTTGAAATTTGACCTTATTACTTCTAACTTGGACACCCCCTTGCTTGATAGGTCCAAATTTCGTAAACTCCTCTTCGAGCTGAGAATCCGTCACGTTTAGAGGCAAATTTCGGACATAAATGGAGTGGCCTTCAGCTATAAAAATTCAAACAGAGTGTTAGAAAATGCAACACATGTATAATAAAGCTAGAAAGAGGTAACGGGAGAGCTGGTTTCATGATTATCATGTTCAAGCACACTCAAACATGATTCATCTTGGCATAAGAGCATAGATGCATACGGAAGTTATTTACATGTGAGTCTTTATAACAAACAAGTTTTTCAGAAGCTGCATTGGAACTGCAGCTACTAAAAATTACTAAGCCACCGTGTTTGGCACAGCAAGAAACAAACGGCATCACTACCTTCCTCCTGAGCATTTCCACTCTGGGGGGCATTGACACTACCAGAAGCACTAGGTGCCGATGGTTCAGTTACTGGATCATGTGCTACTGGAACAGGGGTCCGTTTCTCAGTCTTTGTAGGACCCACTCTAGAAGTATTAGCTTGTACATAAACTTTGGCAGGCCCTGAGCCCGCTTTCTTTGTTTGTGAACTTAGAATGTACGCATAGGACTTCTTTGGAGCATCTTCTTGGGCTGTATATGAAGCTGATTCGGTAACAGCAAGGACGTGATTCTCATCTGACTGAGGTTCATGCTCCACAACCACTTCTTCCTCATTGACTAGTTGTGTCTCATTGTCCACTGGATCACAAGGCTTCTCTTCAACATGTTGAACTTGAACCTCTTCTACGAGAGAAGTAGTAGAATCAACCTCTGGAGGATCATAAACATGAACAGGCTctggaaacaaaaataaagatgaTGTTGAAGGCTCGAAAGCTATATCGTGATAATCTCAtattccctccatcccatattcTTGGTCAATGTTTCCTAGTTGGGATGTCCATTTTGCAAAGTCAAATGAAAAAGTTTGTAGCTTTCCAGCACTACGCATTCAAAATAGCAAGACGTAATGGAAAGCCGTAAAAGTAGAGGAAAATTAGGAAATAATGCCATAAAGGACCAAGAATACTGGCAGAGAGTATAATTGGCCATGAAAAGACAAAGTATACATTACCTGGATCGGGTGTAATGGATGCTAATGGGGCGTCATGAATTCCATTGACTATGACCTTATTACTTTCCAATGGTTCACTATCTTCCACGTACCGAAAAACATCATTCAAGACGAAGTACCCTTTGTCTTGTGGAGCAAGGAAAAAAGTTTGCGTGAA
Proteins encoded in this window:
- the LOC131303905 gene encoding nuclear transport factor 2-like isoform X1, giving the protein MDTQTTSSPTPPSAQVIGNAFVEQYYHILHHSPELVHRFYQESSVLSRPEPNGVMTSVTTTEGIDDKICSFNYKNYKAEIKTADAQESYKDGVIVLVTGCLTGMDDIRRKFTQTFFLAPQDKGYFVLNDVFRYVEDSEPLESNKVIVNGIHDAPLASITPDPEPVHVYDPPEVDSTTSLVEEVQVQHVEEKPCDPVDNETQLVNEEEVVVEHEPQSDENHVLAVTESASYTAQEDAPKKSYAYILSSQTKKAGSGPAKVYVQANTSRVGPTKTEKRTPVPVAHDPVTEPSAPSASGSVNAPQSGNAQEEAEGHSIYVRNLPLNVTDSQLEEEFTKFGPIKQGGVQVRSNKDFCFGFVEFQSFSSMNNAIQASPITIGDKQAVVEIKRTTTRVGSGRERFSSGRGGFRSDSFRGRRNFVSGRGYGRSEVGNLGGDFSGRGRGPGGRSGDGNQQGRGRGGRRGVSNWNPISA
- the LOC131303905 gene encoding nuclear transport factor 2-like isoform X2, translating into MDTQTTSSPTPPSAQVIGNAFVEQYYHILHHSPELVHRFYQESSVLSRPEPNGVMTSVTTTEGIDDKICSFNYKNYKAEIKTADAQESYKDGVIVLVTGCLTGMDDIRRKFTQTFFLAPQDKGYFVLNDVFRYVEDSEPLESNKVIVNGIHDAPLASITPDPEPVHVYDPPEVDSTTSLVEEVQVQHVEEKPCDPVDNETQLVNEEEVVVEHEPQSDENHVLAVTESASYTAQEDAPKKSYAYILSSQTKKAGSGPAKVYVQANTSRVGPTKTEKRTPVPVAHDPVTEPSAPSASGSVNAPQSGNAQEEAEGHSIYVRNLPLNVTDSQLEEEFTKFGPIKQGGVQVRSNKDFCFGFVEFQSFSSMNNAIQASPITIGDKQAVVEIKRTTTRGNGRERFSSGRGGFRSDSFRGRRNFVSGRGYGRSEVGNLGGDFSGRGRGPGGRSGDGNQQGRGRGGRRGVSNWNPISA